One region of Pseudomonas glycinae genomic DNA includes:
- a CDS encoding cytochrome c-type biogenesis protein: MKRFLAAVVLGLSLAGVAHAAIDTYEFAKEGDRERFRELTKELRCPKCQNQDIADSNAPIAADLRKEIFRMLGEGKDNQQIIDFMVDRYGDFVRYKPALNAKTALLWFGPAGLLLGGFVVIAVIVRRRRGQRAETPQSLSPEERQRLDQLLDKNQE; this comes from the coding sequence ATGAAGCGCTTTTTAGCTGCCGTGGTGCTGGGCTTGAGCCTGGCCGGTGTGGCCCACGCTGCCATCGACACCTACGAGTTCGCCAAAGAAGGCGATCGCGAGCGTTTTCGCGAACTGACCAAGGAACTGCGCTGCCCCAAGTGCCAGAACCAGGACATCGCCGATTCCAACGCACCGATTGCCGCCGACCTGCGCAAAGAGATTTTCCGCATGCTCGGCGAGGGCAAGGACAATCAGCAGATCATCGACTTCATGGTCGACCGCTACGGTGATTTCGTCCGCTACAAACCGGCGCTCAATGCCAAGACCGCTTTGCTCTGGTTCGGCCCGGCCGGTCTGCTGCTGGGTGGGTTCGTGGTGATTGCCGTGATCGTCCGCCGCCGTCGCGGGCAACGCGCCGAGACGCCGCAATCGCTGTCCCCTGAAGAGCGTCAGCGCCTCGACCAACTGTTGGATAAAAACCAAGAATGA
- the ccmA gene encoding cytochrome c biogenesis heme-transporting ATPase CcmA: protein MTSPVLQTVALACERDLRLLFDNLELRLASGDMVQISGPNGSGKTSLLRLLAGLMQPTDGQVLLNGKPLGEQRSELARNLLWIGHAAGIKDLLTPEENLAWLCALHQPAERDAIWQALAAVGLRGFEDVPCHSLSAGQQRRVALARLYLDSPPLWILDEPFTALDKQGVAQLEEHLAGHCERGGLVVLTTHHTLSRMPAGYRDIDLGNWAV, encoded by the coding sequence TTGACCAGTCCTGTCCTGCAAACCGTCGCCCTCGCGTGTGAACGTGATCTCAGACTGCTCTTCGACAATCTCGAATTGAGACTGGCCAGTGGCGATATGGTGCAGATCAGCGGCCCCAACGGCAGCGGCAAGACCAGCCTGCTGCGTTTGCTGGCCGGTCTGATGCAGCCGACCGATGGCCAGGTATTGCTCAACGGCAAGCCACTGGGCGAGCAACGCAGCGAACTGGCGCGCAACCTGCTGTGGATCGGCCATGCTGCCGGGATCAAGGACTTGCTTACGCCGGAAGAAAACCTCGCCTGGCTCTGCGCCCTGCATCAACCCGCCGAACGCGACGCGATCTGGCAGGCCCTGGCGGCGGTTGGATTGCGCGGTTTCGAGGATGTTCCCTGCCACAGTCTGTCCGCTGGTCAACAGCGCCGCGTGGCGCTGGCGCGGTTGTATCTCGATAGCCCGCCGTTGTGGATTCTCGACGAACCGTTCACCGCGCTGGACAAGCAGGGCGTGGCACAGCTTGAAGAACACCTGGCCGGGCACTGCGAACGGGGAGGGCTGGTGGTGCTCACCACCCACCACACGCTGAGCCGGATGCCGGCCGGTTATCGCGACATCGACCTGGGGAATTGGGCGGTATGA
- a CDS encoding helix-turn-helix domain-containing protein: MSKAGTVIHPSISLPVEREVKAAIEGQRALAAYLATHFETQHIQIFDEQNEAHRVELPTSALRLLIDILAELAAGNAVQVVPVHAELTTQEAADLLNVSRPHLIKLLESGELSYHKTGKHRRVRFADLMDYKNRRTSASEQALALLAEQAQALRTGYE, translated from the coding sequence ATTTCCAAAGCCGGAACCGTTATTCATCCCTCCATCAGCCTCCCCGTAGAACGCGAAGTCAAAGCCGCCATTGAAGGGCAGCGTGCCCTGGCCGCTTACCTTGCGACCCATTTCGAGACTCAGCACATCCAAATTTTCGACGAGCAGAATGAAGCTCATCGCGTTGAACTGCCCACCTCGGCCCTGCGTCTGCTGATCGACATTCTGGCGGAGCTGGCAGCCGGCAACGCGGTACAGGTCGTACCGGTGCATGCCGAATTGACGACCCAGGAAGCCGCGGACCTGCTCAACGTCTCACGTCCACACCTCATAAAACTGCTGGAAAGCGGCGAGTTGTCCTACCACAAAACAGGCAAGCACCGACGTGTGCGTTTTGCCGATCTGATGGACTATAAGAACCGGCGCACCAGCGCCAGCGAGCAGGCATTGGCGCTTCTCGCAGAGCAAGCTCAGGCGTTAAGGACAGGATACGAGTGA
- the ccmD gene encoding heme exporter protein CcmD, with amino-acid sequence MSFASFGDFLAMGHHGLYVWSAYGFCLAVLILNVAAPIAARKRHLQQEARRLRRENGK; translated from the coding sequence ATGAGTTTCGCGTCATTCGGCGACTTCCTCGCCATGGGCCATCACGGCCTGTATGTCTGGTCGGCCTACGGCTTCTGTCTGGCGGTACTGATCCTCAACGTGGCGGCGCCGATCGCGGCCCGCAAGCGTCATCTGCAACAAGAGGCGCGTCGTCTGCGCCGGGAGAACGGCAAGTGA
- a CDS encoding type II toxin-antitoxin system HicB family antitoxin translates to MQYPICIEWGDENTAIGIQIPDIPGAVTAGDTFEGAYNAAVEIAHIMLQEIAADGDSIPMPTSAATHRNNPEFADMGWGMLELDISPYMGKTEKVNVTLPGYVIQRIDRYVREHNVKSRSSFLADAAMEKLVRH, encoded by the coding sequence ATGCAATACCCAATCTGCATCGAATGGGGTGACGAGAACACCGCCATCGGGATTCAGATCCCCGATATTCCCGGCGCGGTAACGGCCGGGGATACGTTTGAGGGTGCCTACAACGCAGCCGTCGAGATTGCCCACATCATGCTGCAGGAAATCGCGGCGGATGGTGATTCGATTCCGATGCCGACCTCGGCGGCGACCCATCGCAACAATCCGGAATTTGCCGACATGGGCTGGGGCATGCTGGAGCTGGACATCTCGCCGTACATGGGCAAGACCGAAAAGGTCAATGTGACGTTGCCGGGCTATGTCATCCAGCGCATTGACCGCTATGTGCGTGAACACAATGTCAAAAGCCGCTCCTCTTTTCTGGCGGATGCCGCCATGGAAAAACTGGTCCGGCATTGA
- a CDS encoding heme lyase CcmF/NrfE family subunit yields MTSTIFIPELGHLAMILALCFALVQAVVPLLGAWRGDRLWMGLAQPAAWGQFAFLLFAFGCLTYSFMTDDFSVAYVAMNSNSALPWYYKFSAVWGAHEGSLLLWALILGGWTFAVSVFSRQLPQVMLARVLAVMGMISTGFLLFLILTSNPFSRILPQIPADGRDLNPLLQDIGLIVHPPMLYMGYVGFSVAFAFAIAALLGGRLDAAWARWSRPWTIVAWAFLGIGITLGSWWAYYELGWGGWWFWDPVENASFMPWLVGTALIHSLAVTEKRGVFKSWTVLLAIAAFSLSLLGTFLVRSGVLTSVHAFASDPERGVFILIFLLFVVGGSLTLFALRAPVVKSQVGFNLWSRETLLLGNNLVLVVAASMILLGTLYPLILDAISGAKLSVGPPYFNALFIPLMALLMLVMAVGVIVRWKDTPVKWLVSMLTPVLLGSVALAVVAGVAYGDFNWAVIATFLLAAWVLLAGVRDIFDKTRHKGLIKGLPTLTRSYWGMQIAHLGIAVCALGVVLSSQNSAERDLRLAPGESMDLAGYQFVFEGAKHFEGPNFTSDKGTVRVIRNGQEVSVLHPEKRLYTVQNSVMTEAGIDAGFTRDLYVALGEPLGDGAWAVRVHVKPFVRWIWFGGLLTGFGGLLAALDRRYRVKVKAKVREALGMEGAAA; encoded by the coding sequence ATGACATCCACCATTTTTATTCCCGAGCTTGGCCATCTGGCGATGATCCTGGCGCTGTGTTTTGCGCTGGTGCAGGCCGTGGTGCCGTTGCTCGGTGCCTGGCGCGGTGATCGTCTGTGGATGGGCCTCGCTCAACCGGCGGCGTGGGGGCAGTTCGCGTTCCTGCTGTTCGCCTTCGGTTGCCTGACCTACTCCTTCATGACCGACGATTTCTCTGTGGCCTACGTCGCGATGAACTCCAACAGCGCGCTGCCGTGGTACTACAAGTTCAGCGCCGTGTGGGGCGCCCACGAAGGGTCGCTGCTGCTGTGGGCGTTGATCCTCGGCGGCTGGACCTTCGCGGTGTCGGTGTTCTCGCGGCAGTTGCCGCAAGTCATGCTCGCCCGTGTGCTGGCGGTGATGGGCATGATCAGCACGGGTTTCCTGTTGTTCCTGATCCTCACCTCGAACCCGTTTTCGCGGATCCTGCCGCAGATCCCGGCCGACGGTCGTGACCTCAATCCGTTGCTGCAGGACATCGGCCTGATCGTCCATCCGCCGATGCTCTACATGGGTTACGTCGGTTTCTCCGTGGCCTTCGCGTTTGCCATTGCCGCACTGCTGGGCGGTCGTCTCGATGCAGCGTGGGCACGCTGGTCGCGTCCGTGGACCATCGTCGCCTGGGCCTTCCTCGGCATCGGCATCACCCTCGGTTCTTGGTGGGCTTACTACGAACTCGGCTGGGGCGGCTGGTGGTTCTGGGACCCGGTGGAAAACGCTTCCTTCATGCCATGGCTGGTGGGCACGGCGCTGATTCACTCGCTGGCGGTCACCGAGAAACGTGGCGTGTTCAAGAGCTGGACGGTGTTGCTGGCGATTGCCGCATTCTCCCTGAGCCTGCTCGGCACTTTCCTTGTGCGTTCCGGCGTGCTGACCTCGGTGCACGCGTTTGCCTCCGATCCCGAGCGCGGCGTGTTCATCCTGATCTTCTTGCTGTTCGTGGTCGGTGGTTCGCTGACCCTGTTTGCGCTCCGCGCGCCGGTGGTCAAGAGCCAGGTCGGCTTCAACCTGTGGTCGCGGGAAACCCTGCTGCTGGGTAACAACCTGGTGCTGGTAGTGGCGGCGTCGATGATCCTGCTTGGCACGCTGTACCCGCTGATTCTCGATGCGATCAGCGGCGCCAAGCTGTCGGTCGGCCCGCCGTACTTCAACGCATTGTTCATTCCGTTGATGGCGCTGTTGATGCTGGTGATGGCCGTCGGTGTGATCGTGCGCTGGAAAGACACCCCGGTGAAATGGCTGGTCAGCATGCTGACTCCGGTGCTGCTGGGCAGCGTGGCGCTGGCGGTGGTGGCCGGTGTCGCTTACGGCGATTTCAACTGGGCGGTGATCGCGACGTTCTTGCTTGCGGCCTGGGTGTTGCTGGCCGGTGTGCGCGACATCTTCGACAAGACCCGCCACAAAGGTCTGATCAAAGGCCTGCCGACCCTGACCCGCAGTTACTGGGGCATGCAGATCGCCCACCTCGGTATCGCCGTCTGTGCGCTGGGCGTGGTGTTGTCGAGCCAGAACAGTGCCGAACGTGACCTGCGCCTGGCGCCGGGCGAGTCGATGGATTTGGCCGGTTATCAGTTCGTGTTTGAAGGCGCCAAGCACTTCGAAGGCCCGAACTTCACTTCCGACAAGGGCACCGTCCGGGTGATCCGCAACGGTCAGGAAGTCAGCGTGCTGCACCCGGAAAAACGCCTGTACACCGTGCAGAACTCGGTGATGACCGAAGCCGGGATCGACGCCGGTTTCACCCGTGACCTCTACGTCGCTTTGGGTGAACCGCTGGGCGATGGCGCCTGGGCAGTGCGGGTCCACGTCAAACCGTTCGTGCGCTGGATCTGGTTCGGCGGTCTGCTGACCGGTTTCGGTGGGTTGCTGGCGGCGCTGGATCGGCGTTATCGAGTGAAGGTCAAAGCCAAAGTGCGTGAAGCGCTGGGCATGGAAGGAGCCGCTGCATGA
- the ccmB gene encoding heme exporter protein CcmB, with translation MSVFGLLVARESRLLFRRPAELANPLIFFAIVIALFPLAVGPETQVLQNLSPGLVWVAALLSVLLSLDGLFRSDFEDGSLEQWVLSPHPLPLLVLAKVLAHWLFSGLALVLLSPLLALMLGLPAACLPVLLLSLLLGTPVLSLLGAVGAALTVGLKRGGLLLALLILPLYIPVLILGSGALQAALQGMPALGYLLWLGSLTALAITLTPFAIAAGLKISVGE, from the coding sequence ATGAGTGTGTTCGGCCTGCTGGTTGCCCGTGAATCCCGACTGCTGTTCCGCCGCCCGGCGGAGCTGGCCAATCCGCTGATTTTCTTCGCCATCGTCATCGCGCTGTTCCCGCTGGCCGTCGGACCGGAAACTCAAGTATTGCAAAACTTGTCCCCGGGGTTAGTCTGGGTGGCGGCACTTTTGTCGGTCCTGCTCTCGCTGGACGGGCTTTTCCGCAGTGATTTCGAAGATGGCTCCCTTGAACAGTGGGTCCTTTCGCCGCACCCCCTGCCACTTCTGGTATTGGCCAAGGTGCTGGCACACTGGCTTTTTTCCGGGCTGGCACTGGTTTTGCTCTCGCCGTTACTGGCGTTGATGCTCGGGTTGCCGGCTGCGTGTCTGCCGGTATTGCTGCTTTCGTTGCTGCTGGGAACACCGGTGCTGAGCTTGCTCGGCGCGGTGGGCGCGGCGCTGACGGTCGGTCTGAAACGCGGAGGCCTGTTGCTGGCGCTGCTGATTCTGCCGTTGTACATCCCGGTGTTGATCCTCGGCAGTGGCGCCTTGCAGGCGGCGTTGCAGGGCATGCCGGCGCTTGGTTATCTGTTGTGGCTTGGTAGCCTGACCGCCCTGGCAATAACCCTGACACCTTTTGCAATAGCGGCTGGCCTGAAGATCAGCGTCGGCGAATAA
- a CDS encoding DsbE family thiol:disulfide interchange protein → MRRWLMLVPLAIFLLVAVFLYRGLYLDPAELPSAMIGKPFPEFSLPAVQGDKTLTKADILGKPALVNVWGTWCISCRVEHPVLNKLAERGVVIYGINYKDTNADALKWLAEFHNPYQLDIRDDEGSLGLNLGVYGAPETFFIDAKGIIRDKYVGVIDEQVWREKLAAKYQALVDEAKP, encoded by the coding sequence ATGAGACGTTGGTTGATGCTGGTGCCATTGGCGATTTTCCTGCTGGTGGCCGTATTCCTTTATCGCGGTCTGTACCTGGATCCGGCGGAGCTGCCGTCGGCGATGATCGGCAAACCATTCCCGGAGTTTTCCCTGCCGGCGGTGCAGGGCGACAAGACTCTGACCAAGGCTGACATCCTCGGCAAACCGGCACTGGTCAACGTCTGGGGCACCTGGTGCATTTCCTGCCGGGTCGAGCACCCGGTGCTGAACAAACTCGCCGAGCGCGGCGTAGTGATCTACGGGATCAACTACAAGGACACCAACGCCGATGCGCTGAAGTGGCTGGCCGAATTCCACAACCCTTATCAACTGGACATCCGCGACGACGAAGGCTCCCTGGGCCTGAACCTCGGTGTCTACGGCGCACCGGAAACCTTCTTCATCGATGCCAAGGGCATCATCCGCGACAAGTACGTCGGGGTGATCGACGAACAGGTCTGGCGGGAAAAACTGGCGGCCAAGTATCAGGCGCTGGTCGATGAGGCCAAGCCATGA
- a CDS encoding flagellar hook-length control protein FliK, translating into MTGEMNILPLPPTTPATVRPQVGELLKLLTPVDGLIAAGQSAKAEVLSLKQADQTFELLLKVTLDSGRQTTVQATSNLPLPQGTSLAITQPSAGNLAITVQQAIASSVATLTRIDTAQLPVGTLLQGKVLTAQVLPQVPGQPTVYRSMVSLLNTALSGTTLSIDSPQPLRIGTLLSALVQDSQTLKFLPLSNRQEQLAVSQQLVSQQSRQGSLDGLLKMLQSLPPATDQTSQDLRAAVDKLLANLPDVQQLSTPKGLAQALANSGVFLETKLLTGQTPTLAPDMKADLLKLIAQLTPGLPGNTNLNAIIAANTLAQALPSFVRNALGMLGQVSAKPVPSSFPLPDRLLQSLEGEGDLEHLLRLAAAAVSRLQSHQLSSLEQTGVTDDGRLLSTWQLEIPMRNLQDIVPLQVKFQREEAPEKQEANEQRRDEREPKQQLWRVDLAFDMEPLGPMQIQAQLISGSLSSQLWAERPYTASLIENNLSALRQRLLDSGLNVGDLDCHLGTPPQGIQTRLEHRWVDETA; encoded by the coding sequence ATGACAGGCGAAATGAACATCCTCCCGCTCCCGCCCACCACCCCGGCGACCGTTCGCCCGCAGGTGGGTGAGCTGCTGAAGTTGCTGACGCCGGTCGACGGGCTGATTGCCGCCGGCCAGAGCGCAAAAGCCGAGGTGTTGTCGCTCAAGCAGGCGGATCAGACCTTTGAGTTGCTGCTCAAGGTGACACTGGACAGCGGCCGTCAGACCACCGTGCAGGCGACCAGCAATCTGCCGCTGCCTCAGGGCACCAGTCTGGCGATCACCCAGCCGTCGGCGGGCAATCTGGCGATCACCGTGCAACAGGCCATCGCCAGCAGCGTCGCCACCCTAACCCGCATCGACACCGCGCAACTGCCGGTCGGCACGCTGCTGCAAGGCAAGGTACTGACGGCTCAGGTCTTGCCGCAGGTGCCGGGGCAACCGACGGTGTACCGCTCGATGGTCAGTCTGCTCAACACCGCGTTGAGCGGCACCACCCTGAGCATCGACAGCCCGCAACCGCTGCGCATCGGCACTTTGCTGTCGGCGCTGGTGCAGGATTCGCAGACCCTGAAGTTTCTGCCGCTGAGCAATCGCCAGGAACAACTGGCGGTCAGCCAGCAACTGGTCAGTCAGCAAAGCCGTCAGGGTTCGCTCGATGGCTTGCTGAAAATGCTCCAGAGCCTGCCCCCCGCCACCGATCAGACCTCCCAGGACTTGCGCGCCGCCGTAGACAAACTGCTCGCCAATCTGCCGGACGTGCAGCAACTGAGCACGCCGAAAGGTCTGGCCCAGGCGCTGGCCAACAGCGGCGTGTTCCTCGAAACCAAACTGCTGACCGGGCAGACCCCGACGCTGGCCCCGGACATGAAAGCCGATCTGCTCAAGCTGATCGCCCAACTCACCCCCGGCTTGCCCGGCAATACCAATCTGAATGCGATCATCGCCGCCAACACGCTGGCCCAGGCGCTACCGAGTTTCGTGCGCAACGCCCTCGGCATGCTCGGTCAGGTCAGCGCGAAACCGGTGCCCAGCAGTTTCCCGCTGCCCGACCGGCTGCTGCAAAGTCTGGAAGGCGAAGGCGATCTGGAACATTTGCTGCGCCTGGCCGCAGCTGCCGTGTCGCGCCTGCAAAGTCATCAGCTGTCGAGTCTGGAACAGACCGGCGTGACCGACGACGGCCGCCTGCTCAGCACCTGGCAACTGGAAATCCCGATGCGCAACCTGCAGGACATCGTGCCGTTGCAGGTCAAGTTCCAGCGCGAAGAAGCACCGGAGAAACAGGAAGCCAACGAGCAGCGCCGCGATGAGCGCGAACCGAAGCAGCAACTGTGGCGCGTCGATCTGGCGTTCGACATGGAACCGCTGGGGCCGATGCAGATTCAGGCGCAATTGATCAGCGGCAGCCTGTCCAGCCAGTTGTGGGCCGAGCGGCCGTACACCGCGAGCCTGATCGAAAACAACCTGAGCGCACTGCGCCAGCGTCTGCTGGATTCCGGGCTGAACGTCGGCGACCTCGACTGCCACCTCGGCACCCCGCCGCAAGGCATCCAAACCCGCCTCGAACACCGCTGGGTCGACGAAACCGCATGA
- the ccmE gene encoding cytochrome c maturation protein CcmE, with protein MNPLRKKRLIIILAILVGVGAAVGLALSALQQNINLFYTPTQIANGEAPQDTRIRAGGMVEKGSLQRSTDSLDVKFVVTDFNKSVTITYRGILPDLFREGQGIVALGKLNADGVVVADEVLAKHDEKYMPPEVTKALKDSGQSAPTPAKEG; from the coding sequence GTGAATCCGCTGCGTAAAAAGCGTCTGATCATCATCCTGGCAATTCTGGTCGGGGTCGGCGCTGCCGTCGGCCTGGCCCTGAGCGCCCTGCAGCAGAACATCAACCTGTTTTACACCCCGACCCAGATCGCCAACGGCGAAGCGCCGCAGGACACGCGCATCCGCGCCGGCGGGATGGTCGAGAAGGGCTCGCTGCAACGCTCCACAGATTCGCTGGACGTCAAATTCGTGGTCACCGATTTCAACAAGTCCGTGACCATCACCTACCGTGGAATCCTGCCGGATCTGTTCCGTGAAGGGCAGGGCATCGTCGCACTGGGCAAGCTCAACGCCGATGGCGTGGTGGTTGCCGATGAAGTGCTGGCCAAACACGACGAGAAATACATGCCGCCGGAAGTGACCAAGGCCCTGAAGGACAGCGGTCAATCCGCGCCAACCCCTGCGAAGGAGGGTTGA
- the ccmI gene encoding c-type cytochrome biogenesis protein CcmI, whose amino-acid sequence MIDFWLAAGLLLLVALSFLLIPVLRERRAQREEDRTALNVALYQERVAELQSQQAEGVLDAAQMDSGRAEAARELLADTEGVAPARVSRLGKPLPLLAAVLVPVLGLGLYLHFGASDKVELTREFAQAPQSMEEMTQRLERAVAAQPDSAEGVYFLGRTYMAQDRPADAAKMFERAVNLAGRQPELLGQWAQAQYFADNKKWSDKVQALTDEALIADPKEVTSLGLLGIAAFEGERYQEAIDYWNRLLAQLPPQDKSREALQGGITRATEKLQASGGKVAQAPAAKAAALLKVRVDLASELKAKVQPGDSVFIFARATSGPPAPLAAKRLTVADLPVTVELGDADAMMPQLKLSNFPEVQLVARISRAGQPTAGEWVGRSGPLPSSTTAPQTLTIDSPDK is encoded by the coding sequence ATGATTGATTTCTGGCTTGCCGCAGGGCTGTTGCTTCTGGTCGCCCTGAGTTTTCTGCTGATCCCCGTCCTGCGCGAACGTCGCGCCCAGCGTGAAGAGGATCGAACCGCTCTCAACGTCGCCCTGTATCAGGAACGCGTCGCCGAACTGCAATCGCAGCAGGCCGAAGGCGTCCTCGACGCCGCACAAATGGACAGCGGCCGCGCCGAAGCCGCCCGTGAATTGCTGGCCGACACCGAAGGCGTGGCGCCGGCGCGGGTTTCGCGTTTGGGCAAGCCTTTGCCATTGCTGGCAGCGGTGCTGGTGCCGGTGTTGGGCCTCGGTCTGTACCTGCACTTTGGCGCGAGCGACAAGGTCGAACTGACCCGCGAGTTCGCCCAGGCGCCACAGTCGATGGAAGAGATGACCCAACGTCTGGAGCGCGCAGTCGCAGCACAACCGGATTCGGCTGAAGGCGTGTACTTCCTCGGTCGCACTTACATGGCTCAGGATCGCCCGGCGGACGCGGCGAAGATGTTCGAACGCGCGGTCAATCTCGCCGGTCGTCAGCCGGAACTGCTCGGCCAGTGGGCGCAGGCCCAATATTTCGCCGACAACAAGAAATGGTCGGACAAGGTTCAGGCCTTGACCGATGAAGCGCTGATAGCCGATCCGAAAGAAGTCACCAGTCTCGGCCTGCTGGGCATCGCCGCGTTCGAAGGCGAGCGCTATCAGGAAGCCATCGACTACTGGAACCGTCTGCTGGCGCAACTGCCGCCGCAGGACAAATCCCGTGAGGCCCTGCAGGGCGGCATCACCCGCGCCACCGAGAAACTGCAGGCCAGCGGCGGTAAGGTCGCCCAGGCGCCGGCGGCGAAAGCGGCGGCGTTGTTGAAAGTGCGTGTGGATCTGGCCAGCGAGCTCAAAGCCAAGGTGCAACCGGGCGACAGCGTGTTCATTTTTGCCCGCGCCACCTCGGGCCCACCGGCGCCGCTGGCGGCCAAGCGTCTGACCGTCGCCGACCTGCCGGTGACCGTCGAACTGGGCGATGCCGACGCAATGATGCCGCAATTGAAACTGTCGAACTTCCCCGAAGTCCAACTGGTTGCGCGCATCTCCCGTGCCGGTCAGCCGACCGCCGGTGAGTGGGTCGGTCGCAGCGGGCCTCTGCCCAGCAGCACCACCGCGCCGCAGACACTGACCATCGACAGCCCGGACAAATAG
- the ccmC gene encoding heme ABC transporter permease has product MNWTWFHKLGSPKWFYGISSKFLPWLSIAALLLICVGVIWGLAFAPPDYQQGNSFRIIYIHVPAAMLAQSIYVMLAVCGVVGLVWKMKLADVALQCAAPIGAWMTAVALVTGAIWGKPTWGSWWVWDARLTSMLILLFLYFGVIALGNAISNRDSAAKACAVLAIVGVINIPIIKYSVEWWNTLHQGATFTLTEKPAMPVEMWLPLLLTVLGFYCFFGAVLLLRMRLEVLKREARASWVKEEVQNSLEAAR; this is encoded by the coding sequence ATGAACTGGACCTGGTTTCACAAGCTCGGCTCGCCCAAGTGGTTCTACGGCATCAGCAGCAAGTTCCTGCCGTGGTTGAGCATCGCAGCGTTGTTGCTGATCTGCGTTGGCGTCATCTGGGGCCTGGCTTTCGCGCCGCCGGACTATCAGCAAGGCAACAGCTTTCGCATCATCTATATCCACGTACCCGCCGCGATGCTCGCTCAGTCGATCTACGTGATGCTGGCGGTGTGCGGGGTGGTCGGGCTGGTGTGGAAGATGAAACTGGCCGACGTCGCCCTGCAATGCGCCGCACCGATCGGCGCGTGGATGACCGCCGTGGCGCTGGTCACCGGGGCGATCTGGGGCAAGCCGACCTGGGGTTCGTGGTGGGTCTGGGACGCGCGGCTGACCTCGATGCTGATTCTGCTGTTCCTGTACTTCGGCGTGATCGCCCTGGGCAACGCCATCAGCAATCGCGACAGCGCCGCCAAGGCCTGCGCGGTGCTGGCCATCGTCGGTGTGATCAACATTCCGATCATCAAATACTCGGTGGAGTGGTGGAACACCCTGCACCAGGGCGCGACCTTCACCCTCACCGAAAAACCGGCGATGCCCGTTGAAATGTGGCTGCCGCTGCTGCTGACGGTGCTGGGTTTCTACTGTTTCTTCGGCGCCGTGCTGTTGCTGCGCATGCGCCTTGAAGTGCTCAAGCGCGAAGCCCGCGCCAGTTGGGTGAAAGAAGAAGTGCAGAACAGCCTGGAGGCCGCTCGATGA
- a CDS encoding EscU/YscU/HrcU family type III secretion system export apparatus switch protein, which produces MNDTTAPRQAIALKYDGSHAPTLTAKGDEELAEEILRIARDCEVPIYENAELVKLLARMELGDSIPEELYRTIAEIIAFAWNLKGKFPAGQDPNAPMVEKDITERGDDY; this is translated from the coding sequence ATGAATGACACCACCGCTCCACGCCAGGCCATCGCCCTCAAATACGACGGCAGCCACGCCCCGACCCTCACCGCCAAGGGCGACGAAGAACTGGCCGAAGAAATCCTGCGCATCGCCCGCGACTGTGAAGTGCCGATCTACGAAAACGCCGAGCTGGTGAAGTTGCTGGCGCGAATGGAACTGGGCGACAGCATCCCCGAAGAGCTGTACCGCACGATCGCCGAGATCATCGCGTTTGCCTGGAATCTCAAGGGCAAGTTCCCGGCGGGACAGGACCCGAATGCACCGATGGTCGAGAAGGACATCACCGAACGCGGCGACGATTACTGA